The nucleotide sequence gtgtttttaatgttttgtttttatgccgttcaccgtagTAAATGATTTtgcattgtaatagttcagacttttacggacacggcgataccaattttgtttattttttacattactttagagggaaaatgggaaaaggggagtttttttaattgttcattattttgtaatctttttttttttactactgaagactttatttaaaaaaaatgtacactctTTATGAGTCCCCCCAGGGGATTTTAACCactgatcgttagatcgctggtacaatacactgcaatactaatgtctaATAACTAATACTATGTCTAATGACATAATCACTCTATAGGAAAAAAgggaacaaagcgcacatagtgcatgaacctGAAAAATGTGAGGAGAAATGATAAAAGGTGGTCAATTAagctgacctgatgttgttatgctaggagcataatAATGACATAATGACTAATACTAATGACGATTAGAAAGAAGACGGCCCCATGAAGGTTATCAGAGCAGCCCAGGGGGCTAATGAAAGCCTCCAGGACTGCCTTCTTACTGCCTCTGAAAatgtactacaatacattagtattgcagtacatttTCAGAGGCAGTAAAAAGGCAGTCCTGGAGGCTTTTATTAGCCCACTGGGCTGCTATGATAACCTTCATGGGGccgccctctttctaatggcttagatgacgcggatgctattgaccgcggcatgtaaggggttaaacggcatgtaaggggttaaacagagcgatcgctgttcctggccgttagttcagggtgtcagctgtaatacacagctgacgccCATAgcgtatggagtgagctcagcgcgtgagcctgctccatactttatGTCCAGGTGTGCTATTACATTCAGTtgagcgaaggggttaatggctgccacgtacatgtatgtggcatgtcgttaaggggctAACACTCTTCTTCCACACCAGCTATTTACTTACCACAGATGTTTATGACTCTGCGGTGCCGGGTTCCTCCATTGTGTCTGCCTGGCAAACTTCCCTCTTGCATGGATGGAGAAGGATGGTCTCACAGAGGGAGCAGGATGGAGGGATGCTCCATGGGCCATGGATGGTGAATTCCCGCTTATCTCTCCTCAAATAGGGAACTGCCCAGCAATGATGGATCTGCCTCTCTCTTCTCCATGCCCAGTGCAAAGGGTCTTCTGCCATGATCTGGAATTAAACAGCATATGAATTAGAATGACATTATCACCGCAGAATCTTCATGATAGactatatttttgttttatttttactaacCAGATCATAGGTGGCCCGGTCCACCCAAGCTTTATATCCCATCCGGAGGAGCAACAGGCTGCGCTTACGAAATAATTCTTCCGTCTTCGTAATCCAACGCCGTCCTAAGGCCCAGGGGTAGATCTCCCGACGAAACCGGTCTTCTTCCTCCTCATGCTGGTTGGCTAAGAATCTGGCAGAAAAAAGATAAACCAAATAAATGATGTAATATTTCAGAACAGTGTAGATCCGAGTAGTTGTATAAAAAGCAGAGACCTGGAAGGAAGGGGAGACCTACTAAACGCTAGTATAAGTAAATGCCATGGAGGCCTCGGTACATTCCCCACATTTCCCTTTCATATACAAGTAAATACATATTGGTTAAAATAAAAGAAACTCACAATGCTGGAAAGAAGTTCTTTCTATATTCCTTGGTACTTAATCCGGCTCTCCTGAAGTACACAAGGACCATCGCCAGGAGATACTAGGGGGATGAGAAGGACACTTAGAGACTGGTAGTAAATTTACTTCtgaataatattttattatatatgaggtcaatATATTCCTGTGATTACTAATAAGGAAACAATGTAACTGCACTGTATGTGGTTATATAATGTCCCCTCTTATAGATGGCTGCAGGTCTATCACATCAGCATAAGcccttttatttaaccccttaaagacgcagGCAGTTTTGTTCTTAAGGACGCAAATTTTGTTTTCATCGTTCCTTCATCTGTGAattttgaaagccataacttttttacttttccgtcgaCATACATCCATATCAGGCCTGTTTTTTGcatgacgagttgtatttttaatggcatcattttggggtacatataacgcTAACAAAAACAAATTGGGGGTGCTGGTTAAATAAACACTTTGCTGCTGCTTTCCAAGGCccataataattttatttttccatcaacagggCTGTGTGAGGACGTGTTTTTAGCGGAATGGTTTGTAGCATTGGTGACATTTTAGGGCACGGGTGacttttcaatcactttttattcctctttTTGGAGAGCAGGATaagcaaaaaatagcaattctggcattggttgtaagttgttttttttttttacgccgttcactgtgcaacACAGATAACATGACAATTTTATAGTTTGATGAAAACTAAAAAAGATAAAAGACGCAGCGCCTCATTGTGCAGGTCACCTAGTAGCAGCGTGGTGCAGGATACAGATATAGTTGTGCTCACTTAAGCAGGTTGTGCAAGCAAAAGTCACAACCCTGGTGTGTGCAAAAGCAGATGTGCGTCAGCTGCAGCTAGATTCTGACCGGCAGGCACAGCGCGCCCCCGCTGGTAGCAGGAGCAAGGGGCAGGAAAATCGGAAACCTCTATAACAGCGCTGCTGACTAGAAATGAGACGGTAGTAGtattgaatatttatttattgtcGCCCACAATAGCCACAATAAATATTCAATACTACTGTCTCATTTCTAGTCAGCAGCGCTGTTATTCCAATTCTCTTACACTTTGCTGCTCCTTCAAATTTTATAGTTGACGATACCAAATGTGGAGGTTTTTTAACTATTTTGCTATAAAAAGAcattatgtacagaaaatagtGTTTATTTACTTGGGATTTTAGTTTTTTCTCTTTATTGATCTTTTTACGCATTTCTAGTAATGCCACTATTGGACTTGACCATGTAATTGTTTGACCGcatttataatgcactgcaatacttcagTATAACAGTATATTATGCCTGCCAGTGAAAACTGACAGTGATCCTATTAGGCCCGTACTCTGGTAAGGTCTAATAACAGTACTTAGATATCAGACCCAAAGAGTTTAATGGAAACCTAACGGCACCCCACGACAACTCCCCTGTCTAACCGCTTAAacgctgcggcatctaaggggtaaaaGGCAAGAACCGCAGCTAGCGCCGATCCCGGCCGTTGCAGCAAGTTTTTAgcatatgttacagctgacaccctctgCTACATTGCAGGTTTAGATCCCGGACCCCTCCTTATTGTGCTGTGCATTAcctaccagctgccagtgccataaatgtgtggcacaagatgggaaggggttaattatggtGGATATTGTATAATCTGGCAGATTTTCTGTTTCTTCTCTCACTGTTATATTACCTTGTCCGAGATCTTCAAGCAGCTGTCCCTGGCAAGAAACAGCCTGATGTGTTTATCCTCTAGAAAAAGAACAGAAATATCATTATTTCAATTTTATCTATTTATTCAGTAAATTTCATGATATTAGATGGAAATAcagaaaagtaataaaatattaatCCTCTGGGACATAACATTGAAATAAGCAGCAGAGGAGGACAGTGAACCAGTTCTGTATTTCTACAGTAGCTTTCCTAGAAAACATAGAGATCACAAGTGGTGACAGTGTCACAGAGACGGGTGATATGTCATTTATCTACGTCCATGAGGGGTGATAGATAATAGGGCTTGGATATATAGTCCTGGTTAGAATGAATGATAGAGAAGACAGTAAAGTGTCAATAGATGGCAGGTCTGATTGTTACATTAGAGGTGTGACCCAAGGCATAACCTGGGTATAAACTTCTGTGGGGGGTGAAGACACTAAAAACACCAAATAGTTCTCATATAtgaaataatataaatacataatgGAGGAGGACGGCTTCATGTGATTAAGTTGGATAGTGTGTACATGGTTCAAGGCTGGAACCACTGGAGAGCAATGAGTCTTACCAAGGAGTctgaagaaagcagccatctcctcctgctgctgggTCAGGTCGTCCTTCCTCTTCTTCTGGGTCTCTTCAGCGGCAGCAGATGGTGAACTGTGGTAGAAGTGTAAAATATCACATTAATAACAGTCCAATGTTAAAAATCAGAATAGAAGCCATGAtgcatgtgtgaacagagccgtacCTAGAGTTTTACAATAATCCATTTATAATGTTATAAATGTTTTGACATGTTATCGTAAAGGTTTTTTTCTCATGAAGACATCTACTTTTTAAAAGGAAGCTGGTGGTTCCTCTTACCCGTGCTGTTCTCACCAGGGAAGACATTTCTGGCTGTACATGTCCCCTGTAGCATACGCTTGCCGTTGTAATGAATGGCTAATAATGTAATCCATGGACATAGGGCCTCTACATTACGCCTCTTAGAAGGGAGTCTCATGTGGGAGAACCCCTCTATGACTTCTAAACTTCTGAATATGGCATAAAGAagggttgtctttatgagacaaatcccttaaaaggctatgtacacctttgagggcatttttgtttctttaataaatagattagtcagtctGATAAGTGGgactttgtaaatagtttttattaaaaattagttttacttttggaAATACAgcagttctgtattctctatacagaacagctgtatagaTCGCTTtaaactgaatccgtcagtcccgcggacgtgacgggttcagtgttggtggatccacctgtaatcgatcaaagttcttagatgtgatcgagtacaggtggatcctgcgtgttaaagacaagcaggacccgctgacactgaacctgtcacgtCCATGGGAATGCcctcaaagatgtacatagcctttaaagatttGTCCCCTGTTCATAAAGAGCCACCCCAGTAGAAATTGGTTGCAAGGCTCATGCCACCCCTCCGTGATTGTGTGTCTAATTGTCATTGATATAGCACTCTGGGCGTTGTGCACTCATATGGGGCTATGGGTCTCTTTCTTTCATATACGTTGTACAATACCATATAGAATGTATTAGGCGCCAGGCACGTGCAGTTTTCTACTTTTGCTTTCTGCAGATGTTTTGATGAACATGGTTCTAGGTGGATAACgcttgaattttattttattttatttcttacttATTTTTATCTCTATCTTGCTGTGACGCTACAGCAtataagatgtgttgtatgatttTCTCTTTATAATATAATCAGACTTTTGTTCTGGCCGACGTCGTATTGTTATTCTTTTGTAGGCCACTTATATGCATCGAATTGTCCATGCTTGTATTACATTTCCTTTTTTCATTTTGTCTTTCTATGAAATTgtcaataaaaatgttatattgaAAAAAGAGCCACCCCCAGTGACCAGCCACACGTGTCAGTAAATGGGAGCccatgtgtagcgtccatggccgcgggccgtcggttaTACTCACCTCCCAATGCCCGCaaccatggatccatgagcgctggtccccatctccttcctaggagacgccagcgctcacttccgctccgttctgctgtgtcccttaaagggccagcgcgcgcacagaggaaatcatcatcaactgccatgatttcctggtctataagaagggcccaggccttctgatccttgcctgagcattgttagtctattccagtctgtcttgcaaatggtcccttagtgtttccccgttccagttgttacccgtgccctgttaaccgttcctgtatcccgtattgttcttgttcctgtgcctaccagtgttggagtcgtgtctactgcacctgctttcGTTTGACACGTCCAATGTCTTCTGCCACGACAAGTGTCttatgccacgtccagtgtcttctgccacgtccagtgtcttctgctacatcggatactgccctccACGTCCGGCGCTAgctgccgcaccggcctccatccgtgctgaagccacagccaccgtctggactagttcaggtacccaagcattgctatctgctattgactttcgtgtagactgtgacctggtcagctgcctccccgctacggtggagcggcctagtgggtccacataccttgtGACCGTGACACCATGTAATACATTGTTGTGTTGTCTTCCACTTACGTCTCTTCTTCATAAAGAGCGATGAGTTCTCTCTTCCTCTTCCGGGCGGTCTCTCCTGGAAGTCTTAAAGAGAAGGAAATATTTTCATGAATATGTGAGAATATGACTCTTTGTAAAGAAGAttgatatatgtgtatttttatacTAAAAGCTGCCGCTACCTaagggcatggtcacacgtggcgtatctctgcagacactgtccgcatcagtgCCGCACATAATCAGATTCCTTTgcacctttgcctaaaatgtgcagtaaattgctgcggattagtcgttgcagaTTAAGGTGAAGAgttcatcctgctctcttttaaaacattccttcTCAGtccggctatagacctcgaaacacataggtccagccagaatgattaaatatcctgttcgtaaaagaaatccgcaacgcaacacacataacatctgcagatttcattgcgtaattttgcaattccattgaagtcaatggagaaattccgccacaagtacgcttcaagtccgcaacagccagtgtatctgcggacaccaaattccgcaccccagcctgtggtccgcagcggtgttttctgcaacgtctgcacaaagataactaaaaaggtgtgtaaaccaatggacagactgtctgctgcggatttccagtacggactgtccgcagcggaattacacagcaattcccccacgtgtgaacatgctctTATACTAAAGCCCAGACCCCTCCTGAATGCCCTAAACTAAAGATATTATACATTCCAATAAACCGGGGACATTATGTGACTACAAATTAAATACAGATGAATTAATGTCTATTTTAACATTTGTAAATGCTTCAGCCCTAATGACGCTACTATGACGTCCTTAAGACATAATAGGGGATATGGAAAGGGGTCACTCTGTTAGGACAAACACTTTATAGTTTACCTGACAATTATAACTAAATTGATCCTGTTTATAACATAAGATAGAAATGCTGCACTTGTATCTGCTATGGTGGATCACAGTCCAGTCACTACAGGCCCTGTCATATCTGTATATGTCCTGTCCCTCCCTATATAGTAACTGAATCACTACAATAAACTTCATAGCTTACCTGGAGCTCATGTCGTCTCTTCTAATCAGaaacaaatacacaaaaaaaatgttaataaaaatcttCCATTCAAATACAACACATATAATGCATGAAAAATAATGACAGGAGCGCTCCACCGAGATATAATAGTAATGGTGTCGTCACCTATATGTGTAtgctatacatattacatacagagtaatagtggcagaagcgctccacCGAGATATAATGGTAATGGTGACGTcacctatatgtgtatactatacatattacatacagaataataataacaggagcgcTCCACCGAGATATAATAGTAATGGTGACGTcacctatatgtgtatactatacatattacatacagaataataatgacAGGAGCGCTCCACCGAGATATAATAGTAATGGTGTCGTcacctatatgtgtatactatacatattacatacagagtaatagtggcagaagcgctccacCGAGATATAATAGTAATGGTGACGTcacctatatgtgtatactatacatattacatacagaataataataacaggagcgcTCCACCGAGATATAATAGTAATGGTGACGTcacctatatgtgtatactatacatattacatacagaataataatgacAGGAGCGCTCCACTGAGATATAATAGTAATGGTGACGTCACCTAAatgtgtatactatacatattacatacacagtaaaaatggcaggagcgctccactgaaatataatggtaatagtgaggtcacctatatgtgtatactatacatattacatacagaataataatgacAGGAGCGCTCCACTGAGATATAATGGTAATGGTGATGTcacctatatgtgtatactatacaaATTACATACAGAGTAATAATGACAAGAGTGCTCCACCGAGATATAATGGTATAGGTGACGTcacctatatgtgtatactatacatattacatacagaataataatgacAGGAGCGCTCCACCGAGATATACTGGTAATGGTGACGTCACttatatgtgtatactatacatattacatacagagtaataatggcaggagcgctcca is from Rhinoderma darwinii isolate aRhiDar2 chromosome 5, aRhiDar2.hap1, whole genome shotgun sequence and encodes:
- the LOC142652734 gene encoding speedy protein 1-A-like; this encodes MSSRLPGETARKRKRELIALYEEETSPSAAAEETQKKRKDDLTQQQEEMAAFFRLLEDKHIRLFLARDSCLKISDKYLLAMVLVYFRRAGLSTKEYRKNFFPALFLANQHEEEEDRFRREIYPWALGRRWITKTEELFRKRSLLLLRMGYKAWVDRATYDLIMAEDPLHWAWRRERQIHHCWAVPYLRRDKREFTIHGPWSIPPSCSLCETILLHPCKREVCQADTMEEPGTAES